In Lepeophtheirus salmonis chromosome Z, UVic_Lsal_1.4, whole genome shotgun sequence, the genomic window tatattttggtaaaatatgGGGTTTACGTGAAAGAAGAGTCTCTATATAATGtctttttactaatataattatactcaTAAAAGCAAAATGAGGCTTAGAGCTTTATCTTCACAACCTTAGAGTCTTTTGGTATattacaagtatttatttatgcttaGGAAAGCGGCAGTGGAAGAATTAAACCTACCTCAGGGACCAGTAACCAAGAAGCCGTGTAAGGGAGTATTCTAGCATATTGAAAGAGGATCTTGATGCTAAAAAAATGCAGCAGAGGTACAGTTGGGTACCAGTTTATgtctgtacaacctgagagccgggATGAATTTTGGGATACAATGAAGGGTGCCACTATGCTCAAAGAAGGACAGCAGATAAATTTAAGTTGCGTTGGGCCCGGCAATTTATGCTGGGGGATAATATAGAGCATTAAAAGGTGTAATTGGTGCTGATAAATACGGCAGGGTTAGAATTGAAGCTGTATGTTGGTATAACAcatcacctgtacaacctgagaacCAAGATGTATTTTCGGATATTAAGAGGGTTTCTTGAAGCTCAGGAAAGCAGTGACGGAAAAGTTTAATGTGACTCCGGGTACCAGTTCACCTCATTAACACTTGAACTGGATTGCATTAAAGTAATTATCAAGGATTCCTGGGTGCCAAGAAACGCAGGGGCGGTagagttaaaattgtattttttccccagtACTTCACCTATTCAACCTGAGGACTGGGTTATAGTATGGGGTATTCAAAGGTTTTCTTGATGCTCAGAAAAACGACTGCAAGACTGTCAGTTTGGCATCTGACTCAGAATAAAGCAACTTATTGCGTGAAAGAAGAGACCATATGCCTAATGCCTTATATactcttaaaaacaaaatgagaataattaataatatttaatattcttcattttttgttttatattaagcggtagagttcttaattaattttatattcgtACTGTCCCGGACAACGTCAGACAAACCTTCtgtaatctatatattaaatgtgaatgtctgttTTTGAGTGTATCTTTGTGTGGGTGGGTGTGTATGTACTTTAATCCGAGCCGAACCAAAAGATAGATTTTGCTGTAGTTTTGATGTAGCTTCTTTTGCCTCTAGGAACGGATCTGGAAACCATTTTTTGGTCTTTGGGGCCATGACGGCCTTTAGACAGCATTTTTTAGCACTTCAGCGGACAATGTAAGGCTCGGGTTGAATTTTAAGTATCATAAGGGTTCTTTTTATGGATAGGGAAGCAGCGCGGAAGAATTTAAACTGCCTTAATGTCCAGTCGCAATGCAAAACCTATTGGTGTGCATTATAGGATATTCAAGGGGGTAATTGGTTCTTAGAGATATGGCGGCTGTGCAGTTGAAAATTCCTCAAGGGGCAATACTTCACCCTTACAACCTGAGGGTTTGGGTGTAAATTGGGATATTATGATGGTTCTTTGGTGCTCTGAGACGGCGCAgtggagaaatttaacttgcctccGGCCAATCAATTCACCAGAACACCCCGTGGGATGGGgtgtataatataatactagaaGGGGTGTTTGGTAGTCACAAACTATATTATGCCCCAGCATTTCACCCGTACAACTTGAGTGCACGGCGACaggagtttaaactgtatttagGCCCAGAACTTCACACGCACAACCTCATATAATTTGAGATATTCGGAGTATggcttgatgctcagggaagcagctACAAATTCCAAGTTTGGATTAGATCCAGAATAAAGAAACTACTCCCTCAATGCGTGAAATAAGAGTCCCTTTATAATGCCTATATATAGAATACTCATTCtcataaaaccaaaaatagaattttttaaaattgaacagtatttaattcttgttttatataaagcatatgagttcttaattaattttaatttttgaacgtCTTGGACAACGCTGGACCAACCCAAACTactctatatattaaatgtatgtgTGATTGTACCTAAATCACTACCAAAGTAATGAATGCATGTTCCAAAATCTTTTCATGTAGGTTCTTAAGGCTCCAGTAACGGTtctgttaacatttttttcctcttcgGAGCTATGGCggtcttaaaataataaatattagcaCTTCAATGCTACAATCTGTGGGCTGGGTTGTATCTTAGAAGTGAGAACGGTTCTTTAATGCTCAAGGAAGCGCCTGTGGAAAAATTTAACCTACCTTAGGGAGAAACAGCCTATAGCATGTGGGATGGGGTATTTTGTACTGCATTGAGGTCCATTACTTCATCCTGCCAACTTGAGAGCTGTtgtgtattatagaatattagaaaggTTCCTAGGTGCCTAGAAACACGGCAGCGAAAGAGTCTATACTTTATTTTGGCCATCACTTAACCTGTACAGCATAAATGCCGGtgtgggtttctttttttgtgggATTTTAGGTTGGTTTGTTGATGCTCAGGGTTCCGGAAGGCGgattaatttaacttaacttTGGGACAAAAGTTCACCTGCATAACTTGGGGGCTGGAGTGTATTTTAGCATTAAGGGATCCTTGTGTCGAGAAACACGGAAGTTGTAGTGTGTAAACTCTACTTTGGTCCATCACTTCACCTGTTTAAACTGAGACTAagggtgtttttcttttttgtttttttgttgtgttttgttttttatatttagttggTTTCTTGATACTCAGAGAAGTGATGTTAgagtataaactttttttttggccaaGCACTTCCAATGTACAGCCTGATATCCGGCgtgtattttaggatattatGAGGGTTGTTTGATGTTAAAGGTAATGGTGGTACAGATATTTAAATTCACCAGGGGTCAGCAGTTTACCTACATTACCCCAGGCCTAATGTGTCTATTAGTATATTAGAAATGTTCTTTGGTACTTAGAAAGACAGCGGCATTAGAGTTTACACTTTATTTTGGTCCAATACTTAAACTGTACAATCTAAGGGCAGGTGTGAATTTTGGATATCAGAAGTGTTCTTTGATGATCAGGGAAGCAACGTGGAACAGTTTAACTTGCCTTACGAATTAGCAGCTCATTTACACAACCCGTGGGTGGGGATGTATTTCAGAAGATTAAAAGGGctccttggtgcctagaaacatGGCTgcagtagagtttaaactgtattttggctcTATACTTCACCTGTAGAACCTGAGAGCTGATttgtattttgagatattaggtgtaaagttgtttattttttgttttatataaagcagatgattcattacataatttaatttcttaatttatcagGCAACGCCAGGCAACTTCCtctgttatataattaaatctcaaaGTCACCATCCTGGCCTTGATCCTAGGGCTGAAGGACTTGCAAGGATTCTTTGCGTATTCCTCCGACATGTCAGATCACAAAAGAAGATTACTCTTGATGAATACTTCGCAATCAGTGTAATTAGCTCACctttatatctaattatttaactaaaggggttatttatatttgatttcgaagcttttataactcaacctcatttcatttatttattaaatatgcaatataaaaatggaaaaatctaTCAATGAcgatatttttaaagtaatttctttttatattgattataagGTTTCTCTTTCATTTTAGGGATGATGACGAATGTTCAACAAGAATGTCAAAACAAGACTACAAAAAATAGACCACAACCCTGTTTAGGATAAGATAAgttataactacaaaaataattacgaAAATGTACCCTTTTAGTTAAAATCTtatgtattcttcttttttataaaagggacaaaaattattatttaatctatattgaggataaaattttttcataataaaaattcgattttttttaattaatatttaaaagtagttttacattttttttttttttttttttgaaaatcaatttcaataCGAATTTTTGTGTGAGTAGATTGCAGGAAGTGAAGTTTAAACGACTTTGAGGCCCAGTTTTTTCTGTACAACCTGAGACCCGGGATACTTTTTGGGATATAATCCTCAAAATGCAGAGAAATTTAAATTCCCTTTGGCCCAGCATTTTCCCTTTTCATTATACTTATTCACATATAACCAAAATaagaatgatttataaaattttatagtccttcttttttatttaaggcTTCTTCACGTATTCCTCCGACATCCCAGATCCCTCAAGAAGACTACTCTTCCCAAATACTTTGTACTCTATGTAATTAACTCGTctttatatgttattatttaaataaagaagttaattatatttgatttcgaCGCGTATATAACTCAACATcactttacttatttattaaatatgcaatttcaaaatattaagttgatatttttaaagttatttttttagtattgtcATAAAAAGATTCACtttatatttaacttctttaaaaaaaaaatacaattttaaacctatcaaggtttgtttatttatctatggATCAAATACAAATGTCTGCGTCTGTATGGATGTAAATGGTATGTCACAAAAGAAGATTAACCTTAACAAAAGCTTTGtactttgtattattaatttgtaattattgttatttttatataatcgaATTAATGATACTTTGTGACGGATCTTTTAACATTCAACCCCACATTacctatttaatttatatgcaattcgaaaattattattaaatggagAAATCAATCTAAGTCAATAtgtttaaagtcatttttttaatattgtaatacatataatgtttcactttatatttattaaaatgattaagaaCGTCCAACGAGGAACACAAaacaaaactacaaaaaaaaatattggtcacCGTTGTTGTGCCTTGCCTGTTCTTTTCTACGGTAAAAGTATTCATGTtggttttttgtatatttgctGTTCGATGTGCTTAATCCTGATTAAAGATGTCGTTTTTGTAATGAAttatagatgtaaaaaataaaaactttactcGGTGGCTAGTAGGTCACCTCCACATctctaaaacttataattgCATATATTAAGGGTTCCTTCATGCCTAGAAACACGTAGAAGATTGAGTTATTACTGAATTCGAACCTAGCAATAACCTCTACAACCTAAGAGCAGGGGtgtattttggtatattaaGAGGGGTTCTAGATGTTTAGGGAAATGGGggttgagaaattaaatttccatcGGGCCCAAcaggttcacttgcacaactaATGGTCTtgggtgtattatagaatattgaaaGGGTTATTTGTTCTGGTTTGAAACTATGCCTAGAAAAATGGCTGCCGCAGAGTTGTTCAAGACAATGTTACAGATTCATCTATCAGATTTTCTCCAGGTATTCTGAATCCTGCATATTTACCTAGTAGAGGTCTCacattaaaagaattaaaaataaaagagggtATGTGGTTTTCAAGTCCCATCTTTCTTCTTAAACCAAGAGAACTGTGGCCAAATCAACCTCTTTTCAATCCTACGGTAAAAGATGAAAACTATagattaaaatccaaaaatgatttagatatatatttcaatcaaattactgcagaaaatatacaatcaatAGAAGATacaaaaatgcatatatttaagataaatgcAGAATTTCATAAGGAGGAATAAGACgccattatttaaataaattagtatcaaaCCAAagtaattggtaaaaaaatttaaggatattaattcaaatcaaaagAATGGGTCAAAGAGTAAGAGATAAAAGGTCCAAATCATTTAGTTCAATAATGACTAATGAAGAAATTCAATGGGCAGAACTTATTCCTATAAAAAGGGATCAagaaaaagtacttaaaatCTGAAATCAGAGTACTTAAGAAAGGCGACCTGTTACATGGGATAAAGATCAAAAATTCATAAGACTCGGGATGGCTAGTTCCTCTGTCATTAATTATTACCATAAGTGAACAAGATTCCCGCGCTGTGACGTCAAAAGAGAGAAGGGAAAACTGAaggaaagaaatgaaaaagaggaaatataaatactgtagtgcattttttttttttttttttgactggaGAGCAAAGGGgcaaaaagaggaaaaaaaaggaaaaaggaattATATAACTTTGATTGTTCGTCAATATAGGATGCAAATTTAATCAGCGTCTTGTACATATACCATGTCAAGATAACTATTGACATAAATTACTACAAAACactaaaacataataaatacgACACTGATGTATGGGACTTCAGTCTATATTTTAAGACTTGCAAGTCGACTTGATGTAATCATCAAAGACCTGCAACGTGACTTAaactctataaaatataatatatactgaaTTAAAGAAAACCCTTAATACTATCGACACGGTATTTAAATTATGGACTATAAACATTCAAAGACTAGGACATGTGAGCAAAGATTTAAGACTAGACATTGGCTTGTTGCATATGAACTTTATTCCACGTCTATTTTATACCATTCAGCTTCGTAAATGGAgtctttactttaaaattagtttGCAAGTTGCCTAAATTATGATTCTATGGTTATGACTGGAAGTAATATTTGATACTCCAAGTAGTGAATGTATAATTCAATTCTGTATTGTCCTTAcctcaaaaattatgaaataatatttttcttcttttatctgtgataaattttgtaataatatcaGAATTTCCATATAACTTGTAGCTATTACTATTGAATTTACATAAACCATAAcataaaatgtgtatattttaaaaatgttttattctgtTTGTCTCTCGTTGTAGAGGGATATTTGTGTCGAAAGTAGTAGAATACATCTTCCGTTCTACCTAGTAAAACGGTAGAACCTACCACGTGAGTTTCAAAATATGCTGATTCAagtgaaagaaatatattttgatatgataaaaaaaaaagtcataagaCTTGAAAATCGTCTTCATTTGGCATCATCCTTATCACATGaattcaaaaatcttattatatcaGCTAAAAGTctggttacaaaaaaaaaatattaaatctttatcAATCGAGACTACATATCGGTCAAAAACAGACGTTTAATTTGTTAAGAGAAAAGTATTGAGTAATAAGAAATTTGTCATATGTCAAAGCAATAGTGAAATCATGCAAAACACCTAGATGCAGGTACATAAAGTTTGAATCACCAAAAATGTCACCATTTCCAACtatgataattgataatcaAATTCCATGGTTTAATTTTGGAGTAGACTACTTGGGAACTTTATCATGCATATTTAATGATTGTGAAATGCATAAAGAACCTCTAAACATATGACTTGCAATATTTTCATGTTTCCACACTAGGGTTATAGATACGTCCCTTGTGGAATGagaaaatctattaatttgcGTGTACTCATTTGAAGGctttaattcttatatattgGACTCAagaagtccttttttttttgttcgtatTTAATCGAATAAGAGAGGAAGAAATCTTAATGGATTCAAATGAAACTTTTCAGTTAGtattgtaaattcaaaaattcagaaatatgCTTGACTACtttgaaacaaataatgaatttattagtACATTTATAACTGAGCTTGAGTTTTGATAGGATCtgaagtcttttttatttaggaaGAGATCTTTTGTAATAATACTATTAACAGGAATTGGTTATTTTGATACAAGATCCAACTTTTCAGTATttcttacaataatatattctaagttaaaactcaaaaatataggAGCTTTCtgaatttatgattaatagtaAAAGTCAAATATTCATTCTGCTgttctgaaaatataaatgcatgtgtttgaatttcttattatattaaaaaacttggACGGATATgatcaaatcatatttatatgaataattactttTCCATAGTTTTCTAAATCATTAACTTTGAGTCCAATTTAGATTGTATTcttatgtacatacttattaatttactacTGTTTAATGTATTGTCAAACATTTATCTAAATAAGAAGGAAGTTTGGCTGAATCATAAAATTATAGCtagaatataaatagataatgtaatatataaataacaaggATAGTTTTTAGTTATCcaaactccattttttttagtattttaatatgatCCATTGtcattattccaaaatatatgcAAGGTTACTTACCATAGaactattatcaaaaataagtgACTAATTGCACAAAATCATCTACAATTACTATTTCAATCATATTCCCAAATAAAATTGCCcaaaatgattttgtaaatcaaatcgattatttatttatttatgaagtatataatttattttatagaaataaatttatatattttattgtacatacatttgatatatataGAAGGCGAAAAATGGACCCAATCCACAATCCAATAGAAAttcaacttataaaatattttagtagtaGGACTACTTTTGGAAGtactttttgtgtttttatatacaTGAAGGTTTGGACTTTTTTGGCAAACTAGaaattatatgtattcatattcaTCTATGTTCCATCTAcaaagtgtataaaataatgtatatgtgATAATCTTACCAATTGTCATAAGTTTTATAACAAGGCCCTGGCATTATGGTCCTTCAGCCCCCCCCTCCTcccaagtaaaaaatattgcattggCGGTATAATGAAAGTGTTCTACCCATAATATAAATACAccctatgaaatatttttaaatttcaataaattctaCAGGGCCCACATTAAGCATTTTCAATGATATATGGTTAATTTACAATGGCAAGCAATTGTTCACTTGTACTACCtcgaaaatatgttgttttaattttagttagtaAGAAATACATGGTTACTAATCTAGAAATATTGGTTTAATACTTAAGAGAGCCAAgtgaaagaaatttaatttcatcaattCAGTAAGACTCAAAACTATGGGTACTAGGGTACATCAAACTCcgcataattttaataatgttttaatttcaaaaagtgtttacctcataaattataaactcgtataaattttataaattttgaccaACATTTACCAGGGCCACATGAATTGtaaaatgttgaaatattaCAAGATGTATGTCCAAAAATGTTATGTtctgttaaaaatatatccaaaaaacatttattaaaaaaaataaaaacataaaatattggatttaagttacttaattcaataaattcGCATTGCAAAACTTTACTATAAagttattcttaataaataattaatctatgttttaaaaaaaagataatatgaagtattttgtgtacaatatatttactatGTCCAAAATCCTGACTGATGTATTTTCAAGCGAAAGAGTTCTAATCATcatgattatgcatttttttataaattttaattttttaaggttGCTGTAGGACAACTTAGGAATACAAGAAAAGGAAAGTGGTTTGGCTAAAGTATCTTAACTcgactttataattttatgaactttatttatattttaatatacaatttaatttaatatttaatctaaatatactataaataataactaaggaACATTTTTCTTACAATAACCGCACAACCTCTCACACTCTTATCTATCTCCAGTTCTATCCTTATGATTACTACGatgcatatatttaatttgtaatagtACACACTTACCATGTGTAGTATTCTACAATGAGGCTTTTTATCTTGTCtttgtttacaattttcaattttatataagagCGATGGCACTGAATTCTAATGTATATGTATCTAATTGGATCAGCGTCACTAGTTAGAGATTGTTGCTAAGGTGATTGTTAAATTGAGATAAGACGAGTCGAATTTTTGCTGTAAAAcagttatttgtttatttaatttcatagttaTTCCATCATTTGACACAGTCACAATGAATGTTGAGGTGATTCCTACTCCAGAATTGCCACTGCAAATGGTAAAGGATCTTCTGTTGGATCTGTATGGACTCAAGATTAAGGACATTAGCCAGCTAAATGCCTATGATGACAGAAACATTAGATTCAAAATAGAAGACATTGTGAATAATAAGTATCTCAAGGATATCCATGATCCCGGCTATGTTTTAAAGGTTACGAATAATCTTGACTCCCAGCAACCCGAAATATATGAGAGTCAGaataaaatcatgttttatCTACggaaacaaaatatgaatgtgTCCGAACCCATAGCAAATAAGACAGGAAAGTATATTTCCGTAGAAAAGGAGTTATTTCCAGGGAGCATTCATGTTGTTCGAGTTTTGAAGTTTATTCCTGGGATGATACTGTACTCAGTTCCCAATTGGACAACTGATATATTCTATAGAATGGGCGATTATATTGGGAAAATGAGTAAGGCCCTCCACAATTACAAGGATCCTGTTTTATCCTCTAGATATTTCATGTGGCAACTAAAATTTATTGAGGAAATAAAACCCAAATTCTACGCGAAATCGCTTACAAACGATCCAGATAAACGCAAAATGATTGATTCCATTATCGATAAATTTGTCGAGGCAAAGCTTTTTAAACGTAACTTAGAGACAAGCATCATACATGGGGATTTTAATGAGCAAAACGTCTTACTCAATGAAAACAATGAGATCTATGGTCTGATTGATTTTGGAGATGTTCATGAAGCTCCCGTTATCTTCGAATTAGCCATTGCTATCATGTACGCAATGACAAAGTCTAATGTAATTCATCCAAATGAAGTTGGAGGACATATTCTTGCAGGATATTTGAAACATAGAGCATTGACCCAAGAGGAAAgaagtgttttaaaaatatgtgttgCTGGTCGGTATGCACAGAGCCTTGTACTTGGAGCTTACTCC contains:
- the LOC121130287 gene encoding hydroxylysine kinase; protein product: MNVEVIPTPELPLQMVKDLLLDLYGLKIKDISQLNAYDDRNIRFKIEDIVNNKYLKDIHDPGYVLKVTNNLDSQQPEIYESQNKIMFYLRKQNMNVSEPIANKTGKYISVEKELFPGSIHVVRVLKFIPGMILYSVPNWTTDIFYRMGDYIGKMSKALHNYKDPVLSSRYFMWQLKFIEEIKPKFYAKSLTNDPDKRKMIDSIIDKFVEAKLFKRNLETSIIHGDFNEQNVLLNENNEIYGLIDFGDVHEAPVIFELAIAIMYAMTKSNVIHPNEVGGHILAGYLKHRALTQEERSVLKICVAGRYAQSLVLGAYSHEKYPTNEYLVVTANTGWNNLRAFWEDSKTDETWDHILKSYN